Genomic DNA from Ruminococcus sp. OA3:
AGCACAAGAGGAAATAATGAAACAGTAACGGCTTCGAAGGCAATTCTTCAAGGTCTCTCTGCAGACGGAGGTCTTTTTGTTCCGTCTCAGATTCCGTCATTGGATATCGATATGGAGACGCTGTCCCAAATGACATATCAGGAAGTAGCGTATGAAGTCATGAGCCGTTTTCTGACAGATTTTACGAAAGAAGAATTACAGGACTGCATAGAGAAGGCATACGATGAAAAATTTGATACGCAGGATATTGCCCCGATCGTGAAGGCAGACGGAACGTATTATCTGGAATTGTTCCATGGAGCTACCATTGCTTTTAAAGATATGGCACTGTCAATACTTCCGCATCTGATGACAACGGCTGCCCGTAAAAATCAGGTGAAAAATGATATCGTGATCCTGACAGCGACTTCCGGAGATACTGGAAAAGCCGCATTGGCTGGATTTGCTGATGTTCCCGGGACAAAAATCATCGTTTTTTATCCGAAAGACGGTGTCAGTCCGATCCAGGAAAAACAGATGGTGACACAGAAAGGCGGCAATACGTATGTTGTGGCGCTGGAAGGCAATTTTGACGATGCCCAGACCGGAGTGAAGCAGATGTTTAATGACGCGGCACTGGCGGATGAGCTCTTGCAGGCAGGTTATCAGTTTTCTTCTGCGAATTCTATCAATATCGGACGTCTGGTACCTCAGGTGGTATATTACGTATACGCGTATGCCAGCCTCGTGAAAAATAAGGAGGTTGAACAGCAGGAAACTGTCAATGTTGTTGTGCCTACCGGTAATTTCGGCAATATTCTGGCTGCGTATTACGCAAAACAGATGGGAGTGCCGATCGATAAGCTGATCTGTGCTTCCAATGAAAATAAAGTGCTGTATGATTTCTTTACGACGGGAACGTATGACCGCAACCGTGAATTTATCCTGACATCCTCACCGTCAATGGATATTCTGATTTCCAGCAATCTGGAACGACTGATCTATCATCTGACAGGAGACGATTCCGAACAGAACAGGGCATTTATGGATGCGCTTTCAACAGATGGAAAGTATACGATTACCGATGCGATGAAGGCTAAGCTTGCGGATTACTATGGCAATTATGCAAGCGAGGAGGAAACTGCCCAGACGATACGCCGCATCTATGAGACGGCAGGATATATCATCGATACCCATACTGCAGTGGCAGCAAGTGTTTACCAGAAATACAGACGGGATATGAGGGATGATAAGAAGGCAGTGCTTGCTTCCACAGCAAGTCCGTTTAAGTTCACAAGAAGCGTGATGAATGCGATCGATAAATCATACGATGAGATGACAGATTTTGAACTGGTTGACGAGCTCGCCAAAATTGCCAGGGTAAAGGTACCGCAGGCGATCGAAGATATACGCAGTGCACCGGTGCTGCATGATACGGTAGTTGAAAAAGATGAGATGAAGGGAATTGTGAAAAAGATTCTGGGAATCTGATCTGGAGAATGGATATGAAATGGAAAGATTTGCTCTCACCGGTCAGAGCCGGCGTTTATCAAAAGAGCGGAAACTATAAATCCTCTGACCTCAGGAGCGAATTTGAAAAGGACTATCATCGGATCATAGGGAGTGCATCCTTTCGCAGGCTTCAGGATAAGACGCAGGTGTTTCCGCTTGACAAAAGCGATTTTATTAGAACCAGACTGACACACTCCATGGAAGTCTCCTCGTTTGCAAAGTCACTGGGACAGAATATTGCACAGTATATTCTTAAAAATCAAAAAGATCCGGATTTTGATCTTCAGACGAAAAGTGATATCTGTGATATCCTTCAGTGTGCGGGACTGATACATGACATAGGAAATCCACCGTTTGGTCATTTTGGGGAGGAGGCAATCCGTGACTGGTTTATGAAAAATCTGTCCGGTGTTATCCTGTGCGGTCGTCCGGTTCCGGAATATTTATCAGCACAGATGCTCCAGGATCTGTATCATTTTGAGGGAAATGCGCAGGCTCTGCGCCTTGTGAGCAAGCTTCATTTTCTGGTAAATGAATACGGTATGAATCTGACGTATGCTCTTTTGAATACGATTATCAAATACCCGGTCAGTTCCACGCAGATGAAACCTGGCAGCGGAAACATCCGGGATAAAAAAAATGGGGTATTTTTATGCAGAACAACAGCTGTATGAGAATATTGCATCCGGTACGACCGCAGCAGGGGTCCGTCATCCCCTCACCTTTATCCTGGAAGCCGCGGACGATATCGCATACAGGACTGCAGATATTGAAGATGCATTCAAAAAGGGCTGCATTTCCTACAGAGAACTTTTTCAGGAGATCAGTGATTTTCAGGAAAAACATGCACCTGGCGGGCGTGGAATCGATGCTGTCGGAATTCTCAAGCATCAGTATGACAATGCCATCCGGCGGAATATCAAAGATCCGCAGCTCTACAGTGTTCAGAACTGGGTGGTACGCCTGCAGAGTTCTCTGATATTTGCTGCGACGGATGGATTTACCATGAATTATGATGATATCATGGCAGGGACATACCCGCATGATATCTTTTATGGGACGGATGGGGCGTGGGTCATGGAGGCACTGGGTGATATTGCACATCGTTATGCGTTCACTTCACAGCCTATTTTAAAACTGGAAGTTGCCGCAGGGACCATACTGACGTTTCTGCTGGACAAACTGGTCCCGGCTGCCGTACATTATGACTGCTCTGAGCCGATCGATATGATGGAAGGAAAGATGATATCCCTGATCTCCGACAATTATCTGCAGACGTATCACACGTACGCTAAAGGAAAGTCAGAACGGGAAAAACTGTACTTAAGACTGCTCCTCGTGACGGATTTTGTGAGCGGTATGACGGATAGTTATGCGAAAAATCTGTATCAGGAGCTGAATGGGATACAGTAGACGGGGAGGGATATGCTGTGATCAAAAAGCATTTAACCGGTTTTTATACGGCGATGTTATTGCTTTCAATGTTTATACTGGCTTACGGCAGTGCTACGCAGGGCTTTTTCCTTTCAAACTTTATTGAAAAATACAATCTGAAGGCCTCCACACAGGGTCTTCCCATGATGCTGCAGAATGCGTTTTCAGTCACCGCCATTCTCCTGATGATGTTTATGACGGGCCGGATCAAGAAGCATATTGCAACTCTGCTGGCACTGCTGTTTTCCTGTATTTCCATGCTTGGGCTTTCAATGGTGCCGCCTTTTGCAGTGATGTTTATGTTATATGGACTGTTTGGGATTTCGATGGGTGTTCAGGATACTGCCGGGAATGCCCTGATGGTTGACATTCATCCGGAGTCATCGGTCCGTTTAAATGACATGCACTTTCTGTATGGCGTCGGCAACGTCACTGCACCACTGGTATTTCAGTTTCTGGTCTCCAGGGGCGTGATCTGGAATCATGTGTTTTTATTCGTCTTTGCAGTACAGGCGATCCTGTCTTTTGTCTACCTGATGGTTGTAAAATCAGGAGCTCCCCGAGTTAAGAATTATGAAGAGACAGAAAAAACAGGGATGAATATGAAAAGGATCATAACTTTTCTGAAATCTGACGGCAACATTTTTCTGTTCCTTGCAATGTTCTCTTACTGTGCACATCAGATCGGTGTAGCCGCATGGATCCGGCGCTTCTTTGAAGTGGAGATGGGCAGTGAAGTGCTGGGCACCGCCGCATTATCTGCCTTTTGGGCAGGCATAGCCGTCAGCAGGATACTCCTTCCCAGACTGGGAATCAAACCACAGAATCAGCTTGCGTACGGAAGCGCACTGGCTGCCGGTGCAATGCTGCTTGGCATTCTTCTTGGCAATCCGGTGATTATGGTTATCTGCATGGCAGTAACAGGCTTTGCGGGAGGCAACACCATACCCAATGCTACATATCTCAGCTGTGAACGGCTAAAGGCAGATACTCTGACTGCGACGACCATATTATTCACAGGAATGTATATTGGCGGCAGCATGGTATCCCCTGTAATCGGAAGTGTCAGCGCGAGGTTTTCACTTGGAACCGGGATATTTGTCCCCGTAATTGCAGTTATGTTAAATACACTGGCTGGATTTGGTTTTCTGCTGTATCATAAAGGCAGATCGTATTAATTAGCTGACTAAAATATCCCAACAAGAAAAAACTGTGTATGGTTCTTGTAAAACTACATAGAATAATGTATAATCTAAATATAGAAAACAGTTTGTGGTTTCCTGGAATGTGCGACAACCCTATTAATTTTGAACCTACATTATCTTAAACGGGAATCCTATATCACTGATCGGATGTCAGACCTCTCGTTGTGGTAGGCAGAAGACCAGCTGCGGATACCCACCTAGCCGAGCGCTAGGACTCAAAATATAGGACCGGCATCCCGGGACCACAAAAGATAAAGAGAGAGAGTCATTTTCATGGCTCTCTTTTCATGCAAGAGGCAGGTTATCCTGTATGAAAAAGAATAAGATTGGATTTATTAAAAAATTGAAAAATTTTGCTAATCTCATATTTGGGTTTATGGACCGGGCGACGAGGGATCACATCAGCGCGTATGCTGCTCAGTGTTCCTACTTTATTTTGCTCTCCTTTATTCCTTTTATTCTTCTGCTGATGACCTCTGTACGATATACGCCCCTGACACAGAATATGATACTGGATGCTGTTATTCAGATTGTGCCGGAGGACTTCCAGAGCTTTGTAAAACAGATTATTCTGGAAGTTTACTCGAAGTCACTGGCGGTTGTACCGCTTACGGCTATCATTACATTGTGGACAGCGGGAAAAGGAATGCAGGGGCTGACGAATGGCCTGAATTCTGTTTATCAGGTCTTTGAGACGAGAAATTACGTGCTGGCACGTATCCGGTCGGCAGCATATACATTGCTCTTTATCGCAGTGATCATTCTGACCCTGATTGTGCTGGTATTTGGAAACAGCATACAGGAGGCATTGTCCGTGAGCTATCCTCTGATTGGCGAGATTGCAAAAAGCATTTTGCAGATGCGGACAGGAGTTTCACTGGCAGTGCTTTCGGTAGCTTTTCTGCTGATGTATAAGTTTTTGCCGAACAGAAAGGCCACACTGAAAAGCCAGTTGCCGGGAGCTGTCATATCCGCGGTTGCGTGGTCTGTATTTTCTTTGATATTCTCCATATATCTGGAGTATTTCAATGTATCAAATATGTATGGAAGCCTGACTACCATCATCATGATCATGCTTTGGGTTTATTTCTGTATGTTCATTGTTTTGCTGGGGGCTGAGATCAATGCATATTTTGAAGATAAATTCCGAAAACTTCAGCAGACGGCAGTGGAACATCTGTATATGGAGTTTCGTTCATTCTCTGCGTCGGATGAGGAGGATGAGAATGATAGTGATGAGGACGATGACAGCAAAAAAATCTGAAAAAAAAATAAAATATTGATTTTTCTTTCACAAAATGTAATAATGGGAAAGAAACAAAAAATCTTGACTAAACGAAAGAGAGGATGATAAAAAATGGCAAACATTGATTTAAGCCAATATGGTATTACCGGAGTGACAGAAATCGTTCACAATCCTTCTTATGAGATGTTATTTGAAGAAGAAACCAAGCCAGATCTGGAAGGATTTGAAAAAGGCCAGGAAAGTGAACTCGGTGCCGTTAATGTTATGACCGGTATTTACACGGGACGTTCACCGAAAGACAAATTCATTGTCATGGATGAGAATTCTAAGGACACTGTATGGTGGACTTCTGATGAGTATAAGAATGACAATCATCCCGCCAGCCAGGAAGCATGGGATGTGGTAATGAAAATTGCCAAGGAAGAACTTTCCAACAAAAGACTTTTTGTTGTAGACGCATTCTGCGGTGCCAATGAGGATACCCGGATGGCGATCCGTTTTATTGTTGAGGTGGCATGGCAGGCTCACTTTGTTAAGAACATGTTTATCCAGCCTACAGCAGAGGAACTGGAAAACTTTAAGCCGGATTTTGTTGTGTACAACGCTTCAAAGGCAAAAGTAGAGAATTATAAAGAGCTGGGCCTGAATTCAGAGACCGCTGTAATGTTCAACATCACCAGCCGTGAGCAGGTTATCGTGAATTCCTGGTACGGCGGTGAGATGAAAAAGGGTATGTTCTCCATGATGAACTACTACCTGCCGCTTAAAGGCATTGCTTCCATGCACTGCTCTGCAAACACTGATCTGAACGGTGAGAATACTGCAATTTTCTTCGGACTTTCCGGAACAGGAAAGACCACACTGTCAACAGATCCGAAACGTCTTCTCATCGGAGATGACGAGCATGGCTGGGATGATAAAGGGGTATTCAACTTTGAGGGTGGATGCTACGCTAAAGTAATCAACCTTGACAAAGAGTCTGAGCCGGACATTTACAATGCAATCAAACGCAATGCTCTTCTGGAGAACGTTACGCTTGATGCTGACGGTAAGATTGACTTTGATGACAAGAGCGTGACGGAGAATACGCGTGTATCTTATCCGATTGACCATATCGAAAATATTGTTCGTCCGGTTTCAACAGCTCCGGCAGCAAAGGATGTGATCTTCCTGTCTGCGGATGCATTCGGCGTTCTTCCTCCTGTATCTGTTTTAACTCCAGAACAGACACAGTATTATTTCCTGTCTGGATTCACGGCAAAACTTGCCGGTACAGAGCGTGGAATCACTGAACCGACGCCTACTTTCTCCGCTTGCTTCGGTCAGGCATTCTTGGAACTGCATCCGACAAAATACGCAGAGGAACTTGTTAAGAAAATGCAGGAGAGCGGTGCAAAGGCATACCTTGTGAACACCGGATGGAATGGTTCGGGAAAACGTATCTCCATCCGTGACACTCGTGGTATCATCGACGCAATTCTGGATGGATCCATTGCAACAGCACCGACGAAAAAACTTCCATTCTTTAATTTTGATATTCCGACAGAGCTTCCGTCCGTAGATCCTAAGATCCTTGATCCACGCGATACCTACGCAGACGCTTCTGAGTGGGAGACGAAGGCGAAAGACCTGGCACAGAGATTTATAAAGAACTTTGCAAAATATGAGGGCAATGAAGCAGGAAAAGCATTAGTTTCTGCAGGACCTCAGTTATAAAACAGACTGATAATTAAAAATGCCGTATGCAGATCAGAAAAGGATTTTGCATGCGGTGTTTTCTATTTGAAAAGCATAAAAAGATAAAAAAAAGTAAAATTCTCTTGACACATCGGGTCTTTGTGTTAAAATTAGTAATTATACAAATATCGGCGATGAAAGTGTCAGTAGATATGTATTTTCTATCAGAGAGGGGAGGTCACCGGCTGAAAGCCTCCTTGAGTTCAGATACATATTGAGATTCCCACTGGAGCTGCATTTCTGAAATCAAGTAGGAGATGCCGTACGGAGCGCGTTAAGCTGTTTGAGTGCCCGGTGAAAACCGGGAATCAGGGTGGTACCACGGATTTCAAACTTCGTCCCTTTTGCGGACGGAGTTTTTTTAATTGTTTTGGAAACTTCGTCCCCTGTACAATAAAAGCGCTCCCCGGGATCGTACGGCGTTTTTATTAAATGGAAAATTAATCTATCGATAAGGAGAATGAACCATGAGTGAAAGTATGAAAGACAGATTGCAGGCAATTCTGGATGAGGCAACACAGAACATTCAGGATTCGGATGCTCTTGACAAGTTAAATGATGTGCGTGTCAGCTTTCTTGGAAAAAAAGGAAAGTTAACTTCTGTTTTGAAGGGCATGAAGGATGTTGCGGCGGAAGATCGTCCGAAAGTGGGACAGATGGTCAACGAGACAAGGGAAAAGATCGAGCAGTATCTGGAAGAAACAAAGGTGCGCCTGGAAAGGGCGATCCGTGAACACCAGATGAAAGAGGAAGTGATCGATGTCACACTCCCGGCCAAGCGCGCCAGAGTGGGTCATCGGCATCCGAATACGATCGCACTGGAAGAAGTAGAGAGGATTTTCATCGGCATGGGGTACGAGGTTGTGGAAGGCCCAGAGGTGGAGTACGACATGTACAATTTTGAAAAACTGAATATTCCTGCCAATCATCCGGCAAAGGATGAGCAGGATACATTCTATATCAATAAAGACATTGTGCTGCGCACCCAGACATCCCCGGTACAGGCACGTGTCATGGAGGAGGGGAAGCTTCCGATCCGTATGATTGCACCTGGACGCGTATTCCGTTCCGACGAAGTGGATGCAACACATTCCCCGTCATTCCATCAGATTGAAGGTCTTGTTGTTGACAGGAATATTACATTTGCGGATCTGAAAGGAACGCTGGAGGAGTTTGCAAAGGAACTGTTCGGTGAGGAGACGAGAACCAAATTCCGTCCGCATCATTTCCCGTTTACAGAACCGAGTGCGGAGGTTGATGTAACCTGCTTCAAATGTGGCGGGAGCGGCTGCCGTTTCTGTAAAGGGTCCGGCTGGATCGAGATCCTGGGCTGTGGTATGGTTCATCCGCATGTGCTGGAGATGTGCGGCATTGATCCGGATGAATATACAGGTTTTGCTTTTGGGGTCGGACTGGAACGTATCGCATTATTAAAGTATGAGATTGATGATATGAGACTGTTGTATGAAAATGATGACCGTTTCTTAAAACAGTTCTAAGCGCAGACGCGTAGTTATGATCTAAAATTCAGGAGGAAGAAAAATTGAATACATCGTTATCATGGATCAAACAATATGTGCCGGATCTGGATGTGACGGCGCAGGAATATACAGACGCCATGACACTTTCCGGAACGAAAGTAGAAGGGTATGAGGAGCTGGATGCAGATCTGTCGGATATTGTCATCGGGCAGATCGAGAGAATCGAGAGGCATCCGGATGCGGATAAACTGATTATCTGTCAGGTAAATGTGGGAACCGAAAATGTACAGATTGTGACCGGAGCTCCGAATGTGAAAGAAGGAGACAAAGTGCCGGTTGTCCTGGACGGAGGCCGTGTGGCAGGAGGACACGATGGAAAGAAGACACCGGGCGGTATCAAGATCAAAAAAGGGAAACTAAGAGGGATCGAGTCTTACGGTATGATGTGTTCCATCGAGGAGCTCGGAAGTACAAGAGACATGTACCCGGAAGCTCCGGAGTATGGTATCTATATTTTCCCGGAGGATTCCGTGGTTGGTGAGAGTGCCATCAAAGCGCTGGGCCTCGAAGATGTTGTATTTGAGTATGAGGTGACTTCTAACCGTGTGGACTGCTACAGTGTGATCGGAATCGCACGTGAAGCTGCTGCTACCTTCAGAAAAGAATTTCATCCGCCTGCTGTAAATGAGACCGGAAATGATGAGGATGTCAATGACTATATCAAAGTGACGGTTAAAGATGAGGATCTCTGTCCGAGATACTGTGCGCGCGTGGTGAAAAATGTCAAGGTCGGACCATCACCAAAATGGATGCAGAGATGCCTGGCGACGAATGGCATCCGTCCGATCAACAACCTTGTAGATATCACAAACTACGTGATGGAGGAGTATGGACAGCCGATGCACGCGTATGATCTTGATATGATTGCGGGACATGAAATCATCGTAAGGCGTGCGGCAAAAGATGAGAACTTTGTGACTCTGGATGGCCAGGAGCGCAAAATGGATGATTCAGTTCTGATGATCTGCGATGCCGAGAAACCAGTGGGTATTGCAGGCATCATGGGCGGCGAAAATTCCATGATCACAGATTCTGTCAAAACAGTCCTGTTCGAGGCTGCCTGTTTTGACGGAACGAATATCCGACTGTCCAGCAAACGTGTCGGCCTGCGTACGGATGCTTCCGGGAAATTCGAAAAGGGTCTGGATCCCAATAATGCGAAAGCCGCAATCGACCGTGCATGCCAGCTGATGGAAGAGCTGGGTGCAGGCGAAGTCGTCGGAGGCACCGCAGACGTTTATACAAAAAAGAAAGAACCTGTGCGCGTACCGTTTGAGCCGGAGAAGATTAATGCACTGCTCGGCACTGATATTCCAAAAGAACAGATGCTGGAGTATCTGAAACGTGTAGAACTGGTGTATGATGAGAGAACAAATGAGATTGTGGCTCCCACATTCAGACACGATATTTTCCGGACAGCAGATCTGGCGGAAGAAGTTGCACGTTTTTACGGGTATGACAACATCCCCACTACACTTCCGAGCGGGGAGGCTACAACCGGTAAGATTTCATTTAAAATGCGCATTGAGGAAACCGCCAGAGACGTAGCAGAATACTGCGGATTCTCACAGGGGATGTGCTACTCATTTGAAAGTCCGAAGGTATTTGATAAGCTGCTGATTACACCGGACAGTCCGCTCAGGAGGGCAGTGACGATCATGAATCCGCTGGGCGAGGATTTCAGTATCATGCGTACAATTTCTCTGAACGGGATGCTGACTTCACTGTCCACCAATTACAACCGCAGAAATAAGAATGTGAAGCTGTACGAGCTTGGCAACATTTATATTCCAGGACAGCTGCCGCTTGAAGAGCTGCCCGAAGAGAGAATGATGCTTACTCTCGGAATGTACGGAGACGGAGACTTTTTCACGATGAAAGGCGTCATCGAAGAGTTTCTGGAGAAGGTGGGAATGCACAGGAAGCCGCAATATGACCCGCAGGCAGGGAAGACGTTCCTGCATCCGGGCAGGCAGGCAAATGTTATTTACGATGGCGTAAATATCGGATATCTTGGAGAGGTACATCCGGATGTTGCTGATAACTATGATATCGGAACACGTGTGTATGTGGCAGTTGTCGACATCTTAAAAGTACTTGAATTTGCATCATATGACAGAAAATATACAGGCATTGCAAAATACCCCGCGGTGACACGTGATATCAGTATGGTACTGCCAAAAGAAATTCTCGTCGGTCAGATTGAAGCTGTGATTGAACAGCGCAGCGGAAAAATTCTGGAAAGCTATCAGCTGTTCGATGTATATGAGGGAAGCCAGATTGAAGACGGCTTTAAATCAGTTGCATATTCGATTACGTTCCGTGCCGCTGACAGAACTCTTGAGGAAGCAGATATCACTGCTGCAATGAAAAAGATACTGAATGGTTTGGAAGATTTGGGAGCTGTCCTCAGACAGTAACAGGTGTTTTATGAGATTATATGTAATACGACATGGAGAAACGACCTGGAACACGCAGGCCAGGCTTCAGGGCATGAGTGATATTCCATTAAATGAAAACGGGATATCACTTGCCCGGGAGACGGGCGAAGCGATGCGGGATATTCCATTTACCAGGATTTACACAAGTCCGCTTAAAAGGGCTGTACAGACGGCAGAACTGGTTGCAGGAGAAAGGCAGCTTCCGATCGTAAAAGAAGATCGCCTTAAAGAGATCAGCTTTGGAGAGTGGGAAGGTCTTTCCTGCAGCAGAGACAATTATGAGATTCCATCGGATTCTTTTGAACAGTTTTTCCGGGATCCATTTCAATTCACTCCTCCAAGAGGAGGAGAAAGCGTCATGGAAGTCTGCAGGCGTACGGAGCATTTCATGGATGAACTGCTTCATGAACTGAAAAATGAGCAGGATACGGTACTGCTCTCGACACATGGATGTACGCTGCGTGCACTGATGAATTACTTTTATCAGGACTTTACGCCGTCATTCTGGCGTGGACACGTGCCTCCGAACTGCGGAGTGTCGATCGTGGAAGTGAAGAACGGGACTGCCAGTATCCTGGAAGAAGACCGGATATTTTACCTGGGGGAGAGTGACATATGAAAACATCAGACTTTTATTATGAACTGCCGGAGGAACTGATTGCTCAGGACCCGCTTCCCAACCGTTCCGATTCCAGACTGTTATGTCTTAACAAAGAGGGCGGAGAGATCAAACACCGCAGGTTTACGGATATCCTCACGTATCTGCATCCGGGCGACTGCCTTGTGATCAACGACACGAAAGTTATCCCGGCACGTCTGTTTGGCCGAAAGGAGGGAACCGACGCACATATAGAAATCCTGCTGCTAAAGCGCAGGGAGAATGATATCTGGGAAACTCTGGTAAAACCGGGCAAAAAGGCAAAACCAGGCACAAAGCTTATCTTCGGAGACGGGGTTTTGAAAGGTGAAGTCCTGGATATCGTGGAAGAGGGAAACCGTCTGATTCAGTTTACGTATGACGGGATTTTTGAAGAAATACTGGATGTACTCGGAGAGATGCCTCTTCCCCCGTATATTACGCATAAACTGCAGGATAAAAACAGATACCAGACAGTCTATGCAAAACATGACGGTTCAGCTGCAGCTCCGACT
This window encodes:
- the thrC gene encoding threonine synthase is translated as MEILYKSTRGNNETVTASKAILQGLSADGGLFVPSQIPSLDIDMETLSQMTYQEVAYEVMSRFLTDFTKEELQDCIEKAYDEKFDTQDIAPIVKADGTYYLELFHGATIAFKDMALSILPHLMTTAARKNQVKNDIVILTATSGDTGKAALAGFADVPGTKIIVFYPKDGVSPIQEKQMVTQKGGNTYVVALEGNFDDAQTGVKQMFNDAALADELLQAGYQFSSANSINIGRLVPQVVYYVYAYASLVKNKEVEQQETVNVVVPTGNFGNILAAYYAKQMGVPIDKLICASNENKVLYDFFTTGTYDRNREFILTSSPSMDILISSNLERLIYHLTGDDSEQNRAFMDALSTDGKYTITDAMKAKLADYYGNYASEEETAQTIRRIYETAGYIIDTHTAVAASVYQKYRRDMRDDKKAVLASTASPFKFTRSVMNAIDKSYDEMTDFELVDELAKIARVKVPQAIEDIRSAPVLHDTVVEKDEMKGIVKKILGI
- the pheS gene encoding phenylalanine--tRNA ligase subunit alpha, whose protein sequence is MKDRLQAILDEATQNIQDSDALDKLNDVRVSFLGKKGKLTSVLKGMKDVAAEDRPKVGQMVNETREKIEQYLEETKVRLERAIREHQMKEEVIDVTLPAKRARVGHRHPNTIALEEVERIFIGMGYEVVEGPEVEYDMYNFEKLNIPANHPAKDEQDTFYINKDIVLRTQTSPVQARVMEEGKLPIRMIAPGRVFRSDEVDATHSPSFHQIEGLVVDRNITFADLKGTLEEFAKELFGEETRTKFRPHHFPFTEPSAEVDVTCFKCGGSGCRFCKGSGWIEILGCGMVHPHVLEMCGIDPDEYTGFAFGVGLERIALLKYEIDDMRLLYENDDRFLKQF
- the pheT gene encoding phenylalanine--tRNA ligase subunit beta translates to MNTSLSWIKQYVPDLDVTAQEYTDAMTLSGTKVEGYEELDADLSDIVIGQIERIERHPDADKLIICQVNVGTENVQIVTGAPNVKEGDKVPVVLDGGRVAGGHDGKKTPGGIKIKKGKLRGIESYGMMCSIEELGSTRDMYPEAPEYGIYIFPEDSVVGESAIKALGLEDVVFEYEVTSNRVDCYSVIGIAREAAATFRKEFHPPAVNETGNDEDVNDYIKVTVKDEDLCPRYCARVVKNVKVGPSPKWMQRCLATNGIRPINNLVDITNYVMEEYGQPMHAYDLDMIAGHEIIVRRAAKDENFVTLDGQERKMDDSVLMICDAEKPVGIAGIMGGENSMITDSVKTVLFEAACFDGTNIRLSSKRVGLRTDASGKFEKGLDPNNAKAAIDRACQLMEELGAGEVVGGTADVYTKKKEPVRVPFEPEKINALLGTDIPKEQMLEYLKRVELVYDERTNEIVAPTFRHDIFRTADLAEEVARFYGYDNIPTTLPSGEATTGKISFKMRIEETARDVAEYCGFSQGMCYSFESPKVFDKLLITPDSPLRRAVTIMNPLGEDFSIMRTISLNGMLTSLSTNYNRRNKNVKLYELGNIYIPGQLPLEELPEERMMLTLGMYGDGDFFTMKGVIEEFLEKVGMHRKPQYDPQAGKTFLHPGRQANVIYDGVNIGYLGEVHPDVADNYDIGTRVYVAVVDILKVLEFASYDRKYTGIAKYPAVTRDISMVLPKEILVGQIEAVIEQRSGKILESYQLFDVYEGSQIEDGFKSVAYSITFRAADRTLEEADITAAMKKILNGLEDLGAVLRQ
- a CDS encoding YihY/virulence factor BrkB family protein: MKKNKIGFIKKLKNFANLIFGFMDRATRDHISAYAAQCSYFILLSFIPFILLLMTSVRYTPLTQNMILDAVIQIVPEDFQSFVKQIILEVYSKSLAVVPLTAIITLWTAGKGMQGLTNGLNSVYQVFETRNYVLARIRSAAYTLLFIAVIILTLIVLVFGNSIQEALSVSYPLIGEIAKSILQMRTGVSLAVLSVAFLLMYKFLPNRKATLKSQLPGAVISAVAWSVFSLIFSIYLEYFNVSNMYGSLTTIIMIMLWVYFCMFIVLLGAEINAYFEDKFRKLQQTAVEHLYMEFRSFSASDEEDENDSDEDDDSKKI
- a CDS encoding MFS transporter, producing the protein MIKKHLTGFYTAMLLLSMFILAYGSATQGFFLSNFIEKYNLKASTQGLPMMLQNAFSVTAILLMMFMTGRIKKHIATLLALLFSCISMLGLSMVPPFAVMFMLYGLFGISMGVQDTAGNALMVDIHPESSVRLNDMHFLYGVGNVTAPLVFQFLVSRGVIWNHVFLFVFAVQAILSFVYLMVVKSGAPRVKNYEETEKTGMNMKRIITFLKSDGNIFLFLAMFSYCAHQIGVAAWIRRFFEVEMGSEVLGTAALSAFWAGIAVSRILLPRLGIKPQNQLAYGSALAAGAMLLGILLGNPVIMVICMAVTGFAGGNTIPNATYLSCERLKADTLTATTILFTGMYIGGSMVSPVIGSVSARFSLGTGIFVPVIAVMLNTLAGFGFLLYHKGRSY
- the dgt gene encoding dGTP triphosphohydrolase gives rise to the protein MKWKDLLSPVRAGVYQKSGNYKSSDLRSEFEKDYHRIIGSASFRRLQDKTQVFPLDKSDFIRTRLTHSMEVSSFAKSLGQNIAQYILKNQKDPDFDLQTKSDICDILQCAGLIHDIGNPPFGHFGEEAIRDWFMKNLSGVILCGRPVPEYLSAQMLQDLYHFEGNAQALRLVSKLHFLVNEYGMNLTYALLNTIIKYPVSSTQMKPGSGNIRDKKNGVFLCRTTAV
- a CDS encoding histidine phosphatase family protein, whose translation is MRLYVIRHGETTWNTQARLQGMSDIPLNENGISLARETGEAMRDIPFTRIYTSPLKRAVQTAELVAGERQLPIVKEDRLKEISFGEWEGLSCSRDNYEIPSDSFEQFFRDPFQFTPPRGGESVMEVCRRTEHFMDELLHELKNEQDTVLLSTHGCTLRALMNYFYQDFTPSFWRGHVPPNCGVSIVEVKNGTASILEEDRIFYLGESDI
- the pckA gene encoding phosphoenolpyruvate carboxykinase (ATP); its protein translation is MANIDLSQYGITGVTEIVHNPSYEMLFEEETKPDLEGFEKGQESELGAVNVMTGIYTGRSPKDKFIVMDENSKDTVWWTSDEYKNDNHPASQEAWDVVMKIAKEELSNKRLFVVDAFCGANEDTRMAIRFIVEVAWQAHFVKNMFIQPTAEELENFKPDFVVYNASKAKVENYKELGLNSETAVMFNITSREQVIVNSWYGGEMKKGMFSMMNYYLPLKGIASMHCSANTDLNGENTAIFFGLSGTGKTTLSTDPKRLLIGDDEHGWDDKGVFNFEGGCYAKVINLDKESEPDIYNAIKRNALLENVTLDADGKIDFDDKSVTENTRVSYPIDHIENIVRPVSTAPAAKDVIFLSADAFGVLPPVSVLTPEQTQYYFLSGFTAKLAGTERGITEPTPTFSACFGQAFLELHPTKYAEELVKKMQESGAKAYLVNTGWNGSGKRISIRDTRGIIDAILDGSIATAPTKKLPFFNFDIPTELPSVDPKILDPRDTYADASEWETKAKDLAQRFIKNFAKYEGNEAGKALVSAGPQL